One segment of Triticum aestivum cultivar Chinese Spring chromosome 2A, IWGSC CS RefSeq v2.1, whole genome shotgun sequence DNA contains the following:
- the LOC123038282 gene encoding glutathione S-transferase U19 has translation MTMMVARDGVKWLSGLGRCDFMGTAHFSRPRQWPRKMSIQCCSDRPTRQGNLSSFYPHSLVSLPSEKLATRALWTTMSSQPVPTPTPSPTDNGKTRTSMADNMVPGESEVVFVDFWANLFGMRVLIALRELGMSFEYIEEDLSIRKKSDLVLRMNPVYRMVPILIHRGHPICNSINILEYIDEVWGHRHAEAGGTQLLPADPLERASARFWADFVDHKVFNTEMRLFKSKGDDEKEAAKGELIRQLRQLEGALGDKNFFSGDEFGFLDIVVIPLSSMFRAYEQQGTFDLEVECPKLMRWEKRCKERESVRSTLPDEEEVYRMHKKWYGIE, from the exons ATGACCATGATGGTGGCGCGAGATGGCGTTAAATGGCTTAGCGGTCTGGGTCGCTGCGATTTCATGGGAACGGCTCATTTCAGCAGGCCGAGACAGTGGCCCAGGAAAATGTCAATCCAATGTTGCTCCGATAGACCAACTCGCCAAGGAAACCTATCTTCGTTCTATCCCCATTCCCTTGTCTCCCTCCCATCCGAAAAGCTTGCAACGAGGGCACTCTGGACCACGATGTCGTCTCAGCCAGTTCCAACTCCCACTCCATCACCAACAGATAATGGCAA AACACGTACCTCCATGGCCGACAACATGGTCCCCGGAGAGAGCGAGGTGGTGTTCGTCGACTTCTGGGCCAACCTGTTTGGCATGCGGGTTCTGATAGCCCTGCGCGAGTTAGGCATGTCGTTCGAGTACATCGAGGAGGACCTCAGCATCCGCAAGAAGAGTGACCTGGTGCTGCGCATGAACCCGGTGTACCGGATGGTGCCCATCCTCATCCACCGTGGCCATCCCATCTGCAACTCCATCAACATCCTTGAGTACATCGACGAGGTCTGGGGTCACCGTCACGCCGAAGCAGGTGGAACACAGTTGCTCCCTGCCGACCCGCTGGAGAGGGCTTCCGCCCGGTTCTGGGCCGATTTCGTTGACCACAAG GTGTTCAACACGGAGATGAGGCTGTTCAAGAGCAAAGGCGATGATGAGAAAGAAGCCGCAAAGGGGGAGCTAATCCGCCAACTCAGGCAACTCGAGGGGGCGCTTGGAGACAAGAACTTCTTCTCCGGCGATGAGTTCGGATTTCTGGACATTGTCGTCATCCCGTTATCGAGCATGTTTCGAGCGTATGAACAACAAGGAACGTTTGATCTTGAGGTGGAGTGTCCCAAGCTGATGCGGTGGGAGAAGCGGTGCAAGGAGAGGGAGAGCGTCAGGAGTACTCTTCCAGATGAGGAGGAGGTGTACAGGATGCACAAGAAGTGGTACGGCATAGAGTGA
- the LOC123191137 gene encoding glutathione S-transferase U25 isoform X1 has translation MADVVLLDFWASPFGQRCRIALAEKGVAYEYSEQNLEQKSELLLRSNPVHKKIPVLLHGGRPVCESLLILTYIDEAWPEVAPLLPRDPYARAQARFWADYIDNKVYTKARLLTTKGEALEQAKKDMIGALMTLDSELGDKDYFGGEAFGFVDIAFVTLTPWFYTYEKYGDFSVEEHCPRIVAWAARCRERESVAKALTDPEKVYEIVQEEYGAN, from the exons ATGGCCGATGTGGTGCTTCTGGACTTCTGGGCGAGCCCATTCGGGCAGCGGTGCCGGATCGCGCTGGCAGAGAAGGGGGTTGCCTATGAGTACAGTGAGCAGAACCTTGAGCAGAAGAGCGAGCTGCTTCTGAGATCCAACCCCGTCCACAAGAAGATCCCCGTCCTGCTCCATGGCGGCAGGCCTGTCTGCGAATCTCTCCTCATCCTCACCTACATCGACGAGGCATGGCCGGAGGTGGCGCCGCTCCTCCCACGGGACCCCTACGCCCGCGCGCAGGCCCGGTTCTGGGctgactacatcgacaacaaggtATATACAAAGG CCCGCCTGTTGACGACGAAAGGGGAGGCCCTGGAGCAGGCCAAGAAAGACATGATCGGGGCTCTCATGACCCTGGACTCAGAGCTCGGTGATAAGGACTACTTCGGCGGTGAGGCGTTCGGCTTCGTGGACATTGCGTTCGTGACCTTGACCCCCTGGTTTTACACCTACGAGAAGTACGGTGACTTCAGCGTCGAGGAACACTGCCCAAGGATCGTGGCCTGGGCCGCCCGGTGCAGGGAGCGTGAGAGCGTGGCCAAGGCACTTACTGATCCTGAGAAGGTGTATGAGATCGTCCAGGAGGAGTATGGTGCCAACTAA
- the LOC123191137 gene encoding probable glutathione S-transferase isoform X2 codes for MADVVLLDFWASPFGQRCRIALAEKGVAYEYSEQNLEQKSELLLRSNPVHKKIPVLLHGGRPVCESLLILTYIDEAWPEVAPLLPRDPYARAQARFWADYIDNKIIDCQTRLLTTKGEALEQAKKDMIGALMTLDSELGDKDYFGGEAFGFVDIAFVTLTPWFYTYEKYGDFSVEEHCPRIVAWAARCRERESVAKALTDPEKVYEIVQEEYGAN; via the exons ATGGCCGATGTGGTGCTTCTGGACTTCTGGGCGAGCCCATTCGGGCAGCGGTGCCGGATCGCGCTGGCAGAGAAGGGGGTTGCCTATGAGTACAGTGAGCAGAACCTTGAGCAGAAGAGCGAGCTGCTTCTGAGATCCAACCCCGTCCACAAGAAGATCCCCGTCCTGCTCCATGGCGGCAGGCCTGTCTGCGAATCTCTCCTCATCCTCACCTACATCGACGAGGCATGGCCGGAGGTGGCGCCGCTCCTCCCACGGGACCCCTACGCCCGCGCGCAGGCCCGGTTCTGGGctgactacatcgacaacaag ATCATTGACTGTCAGACCCGCCTGTTGACGACGAAAGGGGAGGCCCTGGAGCAGGCCAAGAAAGACATGATCGGGGCTCTCATGACCCTGGACTCAGAGCTCGGTGATAAGGACTACTTCGGCGGTGAGGCGTTCGGCTTCGTGGACATTGCGTTCGTGACCTTGACCCCCTGGTTTTACACCTACGAGAAGTACGGTGACTTCAGCGTCGAGGAACACTGCCCAAGGATCGTGGCCTGGGCCGCCCGGTGCAGGGAGCGTGAGAGCGTGGCCAAGGCACTTACTGATCCTGAGAAGGTGTATGAGATCGTCCAGGAGGAGTATGGTGCCAACTAA